The following proteins are co-located in the Microplitis demolitor isolate Queensland-Clemson2020A chromosome 3, iyMicDemo2.1a, whole genome shotgun sequence genome:
- the LOC103579964 gene encoding uncharacterized protein LOC103579964: protein MVHFYLSGVTIWALIIIIKLNVSLVTSKLVSIQQGDPSEWRQYGEKANFDKFNSVYAVNVDEELLRMYAYCSGKCDGLESWQQSFIPRFLRYPNSCRGIIHSCWLQKESERRKAAENRIYEVLKKYAGYVAYLPENHRKLTRELIEAKENRDHTGNDCTCVCERTHNDEVDLRGELVDSICYDPVSVDNGYVATGVRFKRHGNIIYLELQQGILSGGRIDPNTLVWKISDKCSSAKKVIYEWRSDNTHVGLEIILEDMILPENAVVTGITFGQSLRGRYLNDNGDFNDDADNIVKESQCPNKSVPDLMTNCGSTLLPTSLVGENKELSKSCENKIKFCASDEGTTGYFQHTVPYIDLREIVTDQSSPAPLSGIGWYYRGHPGYGGFLTLKVFIRK, encoded by the exons atggttcatttttatttatccggtgttacaatatgggcactaataattattattaaattaaacgtGTCACTAGTGACATCAAAATTAGTTTCAATTCAACAAGGCGACCCGTCTGAATGGCGGCAGTATGGAGAAAAAg ccaatttcgataaatttaatagcgTATACGCAGTAAATGTTGATGAAGAACTGTTACGTATGTACGCATACTGTTCCGGTAAATGTGATGGACTTGAATCATGGCAACAATCTTTTATTCCAAGGTTTCTACGTTATCCAAATTCTTGTAGAGGTATAATTCATAGCTGCTGGTTACAAAAA GAATCCGAAAGACGGAAAGCGGCTGAAAACCGTATATACGAGGTGCTTAAGAAGTATGCAG GGTATGTAGCCTATCTACCCGAGAATCATCGTAAACTGACAAGGGAATTAATAGAAGCAAAGGAAAATCGGGATCATACTGGTAACGATTGCACATGTGTGTGCGAACGTACGCATAATGATGAGGTTGATCTGCGTGGTGAATTAGTTGATTCCATTTGTTATGATCCAGTTTCAGTGGATAATGGATA tgttgCAACTGGCGTGCGATTTAAGCGACATGGTAACATAATTTACCTTGAACTTCAACAAGGTATACTATCAGGTGGACGAATTGATCCTAACACTTTAGTGTGGAAAATATCTGACAAATGTAGTTCAGCAAAAAAGGTTATTTATGAGTGGAGAAGTGACAATACTCACGTTGGTCTAGAAATCATATTAGAAGATATGATATTGCCAGAGAATGCAGTCGTAACAg GTATTACATTCGGTCAATCATTGCGCGGGCGTTATCTTAACGATAATGGCGATTTTAATGATGATGCAGATAACATTGTAAAGGAAAGTCAATGTCCCAATAAGag TGTGCCTGACTTAATGACAAATTGTGGGAGTACTTTGTTACCTACGTCTTTGGTAGGAGAAAATAAAGAACTCAGTAAATCAtgcgaaaataaaattaaattttgcgcATCTGATGAGGGTACTACTGGTTATTTTCAACATACTGTTCCGTACATCGATTTACGAGAAATCGTTACCGATCAAAGTTCACCAGCACCTCTTAGCGGAATTGGTTGGTATTATCGCGGTCATCCTGGCTATGGAGGATTTTTGACTCTTAAGGTTTTCATAAGAAAGTag